AGGATACCTGCCAACACCTGCACCAGGAACAGGATCACGGCGAAGGCGAAGAACTTATAGGTGGCGCGCTGGGTTGGACGAACATAAGCGTCGCCCTTGTTTTCCAGGTCGATCGTGGTAAGCGACCAATCCCGTCCGTTGAACGGCTCGCCGGGCAGGGTCTTCATTTCACCGTAGACGTACAGGACCAGCATGGTACCGCAGAACAGCACGAAGATCGAGATAAAGCTCCAGATATACGTCGCGAACGTCGGGACGTTACCGACTTCCGGATCGGGCGGCCAGTTGTGTGTATAACTATATGTCTCACCCGGTCGGGTCGCCCCGGAAACCCAGCCACCCCAGAAGAAGTACGCGGCTAGCGCCTTGAGGTCTTCCGGATTGCTGATATGATTTTTGATCCTTCCCTTCATAAAAGCTTCTTCGTAGGTAGGATCCGTAAACGTTCGCGTGTAATGTGTAACCAACTCCTGATACGCAAAGGCCTGAGCTGGAGTGATACGAATAACGTTGGCTGTTGCGTCATAGCCATTCTCGCGGATCTCTCGTCTGACCCTTACTGAGATCATATCGCGATCGGCTTGGGTCACAGGGCGCTCCTTCGCGATCTCATTCTCATAGTATTTTCCCATGGACACATAGGTATGGTGGAGAGCTTCGGCGGTGTAATCCGGCCCGCGCTCGCCTCCGTCGCCCCAGAAGGAGCCATACGTCATCAGACCCTTGAGGTGAAACACTTGCTTTCCACGCTGGATTTGCCACTCGGGGATGAGTGTTTCTCCGGTGGATGACGAGACAAAATTCACCAGCGGAGGAGCGGATGAATAAGTCCACACGCCGAGAGCAATTAATCCGATGACACTGATGCCGGTGACGATCAAAGCATGAAGCCACCAGTATTTCTTGACCAATAGCATTTGACCAAACGTCTTGTGGGTCCTGCTCACTGTTGCGCTAGGATTCGGACTCATTGTTACCTCCTGTGGCACTTACCCTGACTCAGGTGGCCACACTTTCGCTTTCTTTTCACTGCGTAGACTTCTTTACTTTAC
The sequence above is a segment of the Candidatus Methylomirabilota bacterium genome. Coding sequences within it:
- a CDS encoding nitric-oxide reductase, coding for MSPNPSATVSRTHKTFGQMLLVKKYWWLHALIVTGISVIGLIALGVWTYSSAPPLVNFVSSSTGETLIPEWQIQRGKQVFHLKGLMTYGSFWGDGGERGPDYTAEALHHTYVSMGKYYENEIAKERPVTQADRDMISVRVRREIRENGYDATANVIRITPAQAFAYQELVTHYTRTFTDPTYEEAFMKGRIKNHISNPEDLKALAAYFFWGGWVSGATRPGETYSYTHNWPPDPEVGNVPTFATYIWSFISIFVLFCGTMLVLYVYGEMKTLPGEPFNGRDWSLTTIDLENKGDAYVRPTQRATYKFFAFAVILFLVQVLAGIL